A window of the Clupea harengus chromosome 8, Ch_v2.0.2, whole genome shotgun sequence genome harbors these coding sequences:
- the LOC122133068 gene encoding uncharacterized protein LOC122133068 translates to MPWFFSAPWLPKFNGERRQFGEWRAQVQAMLRAQPLSDEQQADFIFSALEGEARREVALLDAAQRNTGKHILSALKELYGETLNAAQARAAFFKCRQSPDEKVGDFILRLRECHAKWRQLDRQAAGAEDEAPLDQFVLGMKAGPVRTELQRYLRRQPLQGFKAVTAEARALEEELGSGTEEAQASAVRATPARAATMMERREEPTGPTHKQMDDWKEELRRELQQELSEQVKALGTQLVEQLRGHAASNSRPGDSSREQPRDHTTPPPTQAGLSHATSYQWDPQGRPICLDCREAGHVRRNCPKRQRPSRGFQNPPPQRAGRIRTLSVGTDERRFVFLRTTVLAELHGVSAEDVQAQRVLRLHGEETGTVEVTIHSVDALQAGDSAAPPVLGEGLTTEQQQRVKGRMDQWRAVFAQHEEDFGRTGAVQHQIPTGSAPPSRERYRPVPPSLYPELRSLLKGMLETGVVRESSSPWAAPIVLVKKKDGSWRFCVDYRKLNAVTHKDAYPLPRIEESLTCLKKAAWYSTLDLAAGYWQVEVDPKDREKTAFTTPMGLYEFDRMPFGLCNAPATFQRLMQRCLGGMIYESLLIYLDDVIVYSPDFDSHLRDLETVFRRLQEMGLKLQPKKCRFFQQKVTYLGHVVSQEGVATDPTKTAVVEQWEAPSTVQQLRSFLGFVGYYRRFVQDFAKIAAPLNRLLQGGRTTSKNTPVVWSTTCEQAFRQLKSALVSSPILAYADFTLPFRLYTDASLDGLGAVLSQVQDGKERVIAYASRSLHPTERNDQNYSSFKLEFLALKWAMTEKFKDYLWGATVEVFTDNNPLVHLQSARLGAVEQRWASQLANYNYTLKYRPGKLNQNADILSRLPGEQVATVCLLQGESEAQQEVEEDWAHQQQRDPDLRRLSSWLERGSQPTALE, encoded by the exons ATGCCATGGTTTTTCAGTGCTCCCTGGCTCCCAAAATTCAATGGTGAGCGGCGGCAATTCGGGGAATGGCgtgcccaggtgcaggctatgcTGCGTGCACAACCACTCTCTGATGAACAGCAAGCCGACTTCATCTTCAGCGCCTTAGAAGGAGAAGCCCGGCGCGAAGTGGCATTATTGGATGCAGCACAACGCAACACTGGCAAGCACATTCTTTCTGCCCTAAAGGAACTTTATGGGGAGACCCTCAATGCAGCGCAAGCAAGAGCAGCCTTTTTCAAGTGCCGACAAAGCCCTGATGAGAAGGTAGGGGATTTCATTCTCCGGCTGAGGGAATGCCATGCGAAGTGGCGACAGCTTGACCGACAGGCTGCAGGGGCGGAAGACGAGGCACCGCTGGACCAGTTTGTGCTGGGCATGAAGGCGGGTCCTGTGAGAACAGAACTACAGCGTTACCTGCGTCGACAGCCTCTTCAAGGTTTTAAGGCAGTGACTGCAGAAGCCCGGGCCCTAGAAGAGGAGCTGGGAAGTGGCACTGAGGAGGCCCAGGCGAGTGCAGTAAGAGCCACTCCTGCCCGTGCAGCAACCATGATGGAAAGGAGGGAAGAACCAACTGGACCGACCCACAAGCAGATGGATGACTGGAAGGAAGAACTGCGCCGTGAGCTGCAACAAGAACTGTCAGAGCAAGTGAAGGCCCTTGGCACGCAGTTAGTAGAGCAGCTGCGGGGACATGCTGCCTCCAACAGCCGACCAGGGGACAGCTCCCGGGAGCAACCACGAGATCATACAACACCCCCTCCAACCCAGGCAGGCCTTAGCCATGCGACGAGTTACCAGTGGGACCCACAAGGccgacccatctgcttggattGCAGGGAGGCTGGCCATGTGCGGAGGAATTGCCCCAAGCGGCAGCGGCCCTCAAGGGGTTTTCAGAACCCCCCACCGCAGCGGGCCGGccg AATCCGAACTCTTAGTGTGGGGACGGACGAGCGAAGATTCGTCTTCCTCAGGAC GACAGTCCTTGCAGAACTCCACGGAGTGTCAGCAGAAGACGTCCAAGCACAACGGGTGCTCCGCCTGCATGGTGAAGAGACCGGGACTGTCGAGGTTACCATCCATAGCGTTGATGCCCTCCAGGCCGGTGACTCTGCAGCGCCCCCCGTCCTGGGTGAAGGGTTGACTACAGAACAGCAACAGAGGGTGAAAGGCCGGATGGACCAGTGGAGGGCTGTGTTCGCGCAGCACGAGGAAGACTTTGGGCGGACAGGGGCCGTTCAACATCAGATTCCGACCGGCTCTGCACCACCCAGCCGGGAACGATACCGGCCTGTGCCGCCCAGCCTCTATCCCGAGCTCCGCAGTCTACTGAAAGGCATGCTGGAGACTGGGGTAGTACGGGAGAGTTCCAGCCCTTGGGCAGCCCCAATTGTCCTCGTTAAAAAGAAAGATGGCTCCTGGCGCTTCTGCGTGGATTATCGAAAACTCAATGCGGTAACACACAAAGATGCTTACCCATTACCACGCATTGAAGAGTCACTGACCTGCTTAAAGAAGGCTGCCTGGTATTCCACTCTAGACTTAGCCGCTGGCTACTGGCAAGTCGAAGTTGATCCTAAAGACAGGGAAAAGACCGCCTTCACGACCCCTATGGGGCTATATGAATTCGACCGGATGCCTTTCGGATTGTGTAACGCGCCAGCGACGTTCCAGCGGCTAATGCAGCGGTGCCTGGGGGGAATGATTTACGAATCCTTGTTAATCTACTTGGATGATGTGATCGTCTACTCCCCAGATTTTGACAGCCATTTGCGAGACCTGGAGACGGTGTTTCGACGCCTTCAGGAGATGGGGCTCAAGCTACAACCCAAGAAATGCCGGTTCTTCCAACAAAAGGTAACTTATCTTGGCCATGTAGTTAGCCAGGAGGGGGTAGCTACAGATCCGACGAAGACTGCAGTAGTGGAGCAGTGGGAGGCACCAAGCACTGTCCAACAGCTGCGGTCCTTCCTCGGCTTCGTTGGCTACTATCGTCGGTTTGTCCAAGACTTTGCCAAAATCGCAGCCCCATTGAACCGCCTCCTGCAAGGGGGTAGGACAACAAGCAAGAATACCCCAGTGGTGTGGAGCACAACATGTGAGCAAGCCTTTCGACAATTGAAGAGCGCCCTGGTGAGTTCCCCGATTCTGGCATATGCCGATTTCACCCTTCCGTTCCGCCTGTACACTGATGCGAGCCTGGATGGGCTAGGGGCAGTTCTGTCTCAGGTACAGGACGGTAAGGAGAGGGTAATAGCATATGCTAGTCGTAGCTTACACCCTACTGAAAGGAACGACCAGAATTATAGCTCTTTTAAGTTAGAATTTTTAGCATTAAAGTGGGCTATGACTGAAAAATTTAAGGATTACCTCTGGGGTGCTACAGTTGAAGTATTCACTGACAATAACCCTCTTGTCCATCTACAGTCAGCTCGGCTTGGCGCGGTAGAACAACGATGGGCATCGCAGTTGGCCAACTATAATTACACCCTGAAGTATAGACCAGGGAAGCTTAACCAGAATGCGGATATCCTGTCTAGGCTGCCCGGAGAGCAGGTGGCTACAGTGTGTCTGCTGCAAGGAGAGAGCGAAGCCCAACAGGAAGTGGAAGAGGACTGGGCCCACCAGCAACAACGAGACCCTGACCTGCGCCGGCTCTCGAGTTGGCTGGAGAGGGGGTCTCAACCGACTGCCCTGGAG